A DNA window from Stutzerimonas stutzeri contains the following coding sequences:
- a CDS encoding phosphoglycerate kinase, whose protein sequence is MTVLKMTDLDLQGKRVLIREDLNVPVKNGAVKSDARILASLPTIKLALEKGAAVLVCSHLGRPEEGIYSEEDSLKPVADYLSKALGREVPLIKDYLEGVEVQPGELVLLENVRFNKGEKKNTDELAQKYAALCDVFVMDAFGTAHRAQGSTHGVAKFAKVACAGPLLAAELDALGKALKTPAKPMVAIVAGSKVSTKLDVLTSLADVCDQLIVGGGIANTFLAAAGYNVGKSLYEADLLDTAKAIAAKVAVPLPVDVVVAKEFAETAEATVKAIADVADDDMILDIGPKTAAMFGEMLKASHTILWNGPVGVFEFDQFGNGTKVLAQAIAQSPAFSIAGGGDTLAAIDKYGVAEQISYISTGGGAFLEFVEGKVLPAVEVLEQRAG, encoded by the coding sequence ATGACCGTTTTGAAGATGACCGATCTCGATCTCCAGGGTAAGCGCGTGCTGATCCGCGAGGACCTCAACGTGCCGGTGAAGAACGGTGCGGTGAAGAGCGATGCGCGCATCCTGGCCTCGTTGCCGACCATCAAGCTGGCGCTGGAAAAGGGCGCCGCAGTGCTGGTCTGCTCGCACCTCGGCCGCCCGGAAGAGGGTATCTACAGCGAGGAAGACAGCCTCAAGCCGGTCGCCGACTACCTGTCCAAGGCCCTCGGCCGCGAAGTGCCGCTGATCAAGGACTACCTCGAAGGCGTCGAGGTCCAGCCCGGTGAGCTGGTGCTGCTGGAGAACGTGCGCTTCAACAAGGGCGAGAAGAAGAATACCGACGAGCTGGCGCAGAAGTATGCAGCGCTGTGCGACGTCTTCGTGATGGACGCCTTCGGCACTGCGCACCGTGCTCAGGGTTCGACCCATGGCGTGGCCAAATTTGCCAAGGTGGCCTGCGCCGGCCCGCTGCTGGCGGCAGAACTGGACGCGCTGGGCAAGGCACTGAAGACCCCGGCCAAGCCAATGGTCGCCATCGTCGCCGGCTCCAAGGTGTCCACCAAGCTCGACGTGTTGACCTCGCTGGCGGACGTTTGCGATCAGCTGATCGTTGGTGGCGGCATCGCCAATACCTTTCTCGCTGCTGCCGGCTACAACGTTGGCAAGTCGCTGTATGAAGCGGACCTGCTCGACACCGCCAAAGCCATCGCCGCCAAGGTAGCTGTGCCGTTGCCGGTCGACGTGGTAGTCGCCAAGGAATTCGCCGAAACGGCCGAAGCCACCGTCAAAGCCATTGCCGACGTCGCCGATGACGACATGATCCTGGACATCGGCCCGAAGACCGCCGCCATGTTCGGTGAAATGCTCAAGGCCTCGCATACCATCCTCTGGAATGGCCCGGTAGGCGTGTTCGAGTTCGATCAGTTCGGCAACGGCACCAAGGTGCTGGCTCAGGCCATTGCCCAGAGCCCGGCATTCTCCATCGCTGGCGGTGGCGACACCCTGGCCGCGATCGACAAGTACGGCGTGGCTGAGCAAATCTCCTATATTTCCACCGGTGGTGGCGCATTCCTCGAGTT